The following coding sequences are from one Arachis hypogaea cultivar Tifrunner chromosome 7, arahy.Tifrunner.gnm2.J5K5, whole genome shotgun sequence window:
- the LOC112703153 gene encoding V-type proton ATPase 16 kDa proteolipid subunit isoform X1: protein MAGFSGDETAPFFGFLGAAAALVFSCMGAAYGTAKSGVGVASMGVMRPELVMKSIVPVVMAGVLGIYGLIIAVIISTGINPKAKSYYLFDGYAHLSSGLACGLAGLSAGMAIGIVGDAGVRANAQQPKLFVGMILILIFAEALALYGLIVGIILSSRAGQSRAE from the exons ATGGCAGGCTTCAGCGGCGACGAAACTGCTCCTTTCTTCGGCTTCCTCGGTGCTGCTGCTGCCCTCGTCTTCTCCT GTATGGGAGCGGCGTACGGAACGGCGAAGAGTGGAGTGGGAGTGGCGTCGATGGGAGTGATGAGGCCTGAGCTTGTGATGAAGTCGATAGTGCCAGTTGTGATGGCTGGCGTGCTTGGTATTTATGGCCTCATCATTGCCGTTATCATCAGCACTGGCATTAACCCTAAGGCTAAGTCTTACTATCTCTTCGACGGTTACGCCCACCTGTCCTCCGGCCTCGCCTGTGGCCTCGCCGGTCTCTCCGCTGGCATGGCCATCGGAATTGTTGGTGATGCTGGCGTCAG GGCTAATGCTCAGCAGCCGAAGTTGTTTGTCGGAATGATTCTGATATTGATTTTTGCTGAAGCTCTTGCTCTCTATGGCCTTATCGTCGGTATCATCCTCTCATCCAGAGCAGGCCAATCCCGTGCTGAGTGA
- the LOC112703153 gene encoding V-type proton ATPase 16 kDa proteolipid subunit isoform X2, protein MAGFSGDETAPFFGFLGAAAALVFSCMGAAYGTAKSGVGVASMGVMRPELVMKSIVPVVMAGVLGIYGLIIAVIISTGINPKAKSYYLFDGYAHLSSGLACGLAGLSAGMAIGIVGDAGVRIRFRNMCHPTSTPWRDLALQFLSLLRRDLP, encoded by the exons ATGGCAGGCTTCAGCGGCGACGAAACTGCTCCTTTCTTCGGCTTCCTCGGTGCTGCTGCTGCCCTCGTCTTCTCCT GTATGGGAGCGGCGTACGGAACGGCGAAGAGTGGAGTGGGAGTGGCGTCGATGGGAGTGATGAGGCCTGAGCTTGTGATGAAGTCGATAGTGCCAGTTGTGATGGCTGGCGTGCTTGGTATTTATGGCCTCATCATTGCCGTTATCATCAGCACTGGCATTAACCCTAAGGCTAAGTCTTACTATCTCTTCGACGGTTACGCCCACCTGTCCTCCGGCCTCGCCTGTGGCCTCGCCGGTCTCTCCGCTGGCATGGCCATCGGAATTGTTGGTGATGCTGGCGTCAG GATTAGGTTCAGAAACATGTGCCATCCAACCTCAACCCCCTGGCGCGACCTCGCCCTCCAATTCCTCTCCTTGCTACGCCGTGACCTCCCTTGA